A genomic segment from Agelaius phoeniceus isolate bAgePho1 chromosome 2, bAgePho1.hap1, whole genome shotgun sequence encodes:
- the ZC3H13 gene encoding zinc finger CCCH domain-containing protein 13 isoform X2, whose protein sequence is MSKIRRKVTVENTKTISDSTSRRPSVFERLGPSTGSTAETQCRNWLKTGNCLYGNTCRFVHGPSPRGKGYSSSYRRSPERPTGDLRERMKNKRQDVEAEPQKRSTEESSSPVRKESSRGRHREKEDIKITKERTPESEEENGDWETNREDSDNGDVNYDYDHELSLEMKRQKIQRELMKLEQENMEKREEIVIKKEISPEVVRSKLSPSPSPRKSSKSPKRRSSPKSSSSASKKDKKASTVSSPLLEQQRSSKSTQSKKKGPRTPSPPPPVQEETPLGKKHKEKHKAKERSEEKARDVKERGRDFERHKEKKEKQRDPSESSRRQKRSPSPADHSGSNSSPSREYSPPAARRKQTSRAPAKSTTHKHNFSPSRRSASPSGQHHSPISSRHHSSSSQSGSSVQRHSPSPHRKRTPSPSYQRTASPPARRSSSPYPPHSSSPPQRKRSPSRHRSPARDKGRHDRDRTSQSHDRRHERRDEARGKREKERETRDDRDYDQEQSTSRDHRDDRESRDGRDRRDTRDTRDRREPRESRDTRDSRDTRDYSRDTKDSRDQRDSRSTRDSHDYRDRESRDAHKKDDQYQDDLRSYGRSHGREESSRAETRNDSRSDSRNESRSDRIGRSRGRGPELSDKGSRGTRGSQADGHSSSGNYHDSWESRSSYADRDRYESRDQARDSSFERRHSERDRRDNRERDQRASSPVRHQGRSDDLERDERREERRVDRSDDRRDERARERERERERDRERERERDREREREKERELERDRARERERDRERDKDRERERDRDRDHDREREREREREKEREREREERERERERERDRERERERERGRDRDKERDRQRDWDDKEKGREERRDKREDIREERGSRDVHEERKSKKRHRNESSPSPRQSPKRRRDHSPDSDAYNSGDDKNEKHRLLSQVVRPQESRSLSPSHVTEERQSRWKEEERKSDRKESSRRYEEPEFKDRVSSADKQREQPDASEGSRSRVQENLGHRPSEERDASDRMHDDSKKKSKIQKKATKKKKDDDSGVERYTNEPATEESQVFSPKKGQKRKNVEKKRKRSKGDSEVSDEEIVPHHKKKKGPRTPPVTKEELVEAPPEKAVAEAPTKREDTTFSDWSDEDVPERGDIVVPERTTDDSHRKSHRTRVEKVEAPHVTIEDGPHRKPVDQKRSSSLGSNRSHASSRLRSPSNESAHRSGDDQTARKRILHSSSRDRDRDRDREKKSLEITERKSRIDQLKRGEPSRSTSSDRQDSRSHSSRRSSPESDRQVHSRSGSFDSRERLQERDRHDHDRERERDRREGRQRDWDRDVDKDWPRSRERDRLRERERDREKRRELERERDRQLPDPAERERERTLDISSQKESTKHSETKLDRDHEKEFDGACRDSAASEKEKTDKDLGPSQGFEDGNEAEKVESLEGGEDEAKTNDVQSLGSGAGEYEPISDDELDEILAGDAEKREDQQEDEKMPDPVDVIDVDWSSLMPKQPKEPREPGAALLKFTPGAVMLRVGISKRLAGPELFTKIKETCQRVLEKPKDAENLFEHELGALNMAALRRKEERAGLLSNLGPCCKALCFRRDSAIRKQLMKNEKGATKQTYTNSAAMDSDLLRLSLRLFKRKTVCQVPGQEKTEDSKIPQPALQQEVCVT, encoded by the exons ACTCTGATAATGGAGATGTTAATTATGATTATGATCATGAGCTGTCTTTGGAAATGAAGCGCCAAAAGATTCAGAGAGAACTCATGAAATTGGAACAGGAAAACATGGAGAAACGAGAGGAAATAGTAATTAAAAAAGAG ATTTCTCCAGAGGTGGTTAGATCTAAATtatcaccatcaccatcaccacGAAAGTCCAGCAAATCTCCAAAACGAAGATCCAGTCCCAAATCATCATCTTCAGCTAGTAAGAAAGACAAGAAAGCATCTACTGTCTCTTCACCACTTTTGGAGCAGCAGAG GAGTTCTAAAAGTACTCAGAGTAAAAAGAAAGGTCCTCGTACCCCTAGCCCTCCTCCTCCAGTACAAGAGGAAACTCCCCTGGGgaaaaaacacaaggaaaaacaTAAAGCAAAAGAACGTTCAGAAGAAAAGGCAAGAGACGTGAAAGAGAGAGGGCGTGACTTTGAAAGgcacaaggagaaaaaagagaagcagag GGATCCGTCTGAAAGCTCCCGTAGACAGAAACGTTCTCCTAGTCCTGCAGATCACTCTGGCAGTAATTCTTCCCCTTCCAGGGAGTACTCACCACCTGCTGCAAGGCGAAAGCAAACCTCCCGAGCTCCAGCCAAGTCAACCACTCACAAACATAACTTCTCTCCCTCGCGCAG GTCTGCTTCTCCATCAGGTCAGCATCATTCTCCCATATCCTCCAGACATCACTCCTCGTCCTCACAGTCAGGCTCCTCTGTTCAAAGACATTCTCCTTCCCCACACCGCAAAAGGACTCCTTCTCCATCCTATCAAAGGACAGCCTCCCCGCCTGCAAGGCGGTCATCTTCCCCCTATCCCCCACACTCTTCCTCTCCACCTCAGAGGAAGCGAAGTCCTTCGAGACACCGCTCTCCTGCAAGAGACAAGGGAAGGCACGATCGCGATCGGACTTCACAGTCTCATGACCGGCGCCACGAAAGGCGGGACG AAGcgagagggaaaagagaaaaagaaagagaaacaagaGATGATCGTGACTATGACCAAGAGCAGAGTACCTCCAGGGACCACAGGGATGACAGAGAGTCTCGTGATGGAAGAGACCGGAGGGACACGAGAGACACCAGAGATCGGCGGGAGCCGCGGGAATCCAGAGATACTCGAGACTCCAGAGACACGCGGGATTATAGCAGGGACACCAAGGACAGTCGTGACCAGAGGGACTCACGCTCCACACGAGACTCCCATGACTACAGGGACAGAGAGAGTCGAGATGCCCATAAAAAGGATGACCAGTATCAGGATGACTTGCGTAGCTATGGGAGGTCCCATGGCAGAGAGGAGAGCTCTCGTGCTGAAACGAGGAATGACTCCAGAAGTGACTCCAGAAATGAGAGCAGAAGTGATAGAATTGGCAGAAGTCGAGGCCGAGGTCCAGAATTATCTGACAAAG GAAGTCGGGGGACTAGAGGATCCCAGGCTGATGGTCACAGCAGTAGTGGGAACTACCACGACAGCTGGGAATCGAGGAGTAGCTACGCTGACCGGGATCGCTATGAGAGTCGGGATCAAGCAAGGGACTCCTCCTTTGAGAGAAGACACAGTGAACGGGATAGGCGTGACAACAGAGAAAGAG ATCAGAGAGCAAGCTCACCGGTACGGCACCAAGGACGGAGTGATGATCTGGAGCGGGatgagaggagagaggagcgAAGGGTTGATCGGTCTGATGACAGGAGAGATGAAAGGGCCCGGGAGAGAGagcgggaaagggagagggaccgagagagagaaagagaaagagaccgggaaagagagagggagaaagagagagagttGGAACGAGATCGTGCTCGGGAACgggagagggacagagagcgGGACAAAGACAGGGAGCGTGAGCGGGACCGAGACAGAGACCACGACAGGGAAAGGGaacgagagagggagagggagaaggagcgGGAGCGAGAGCGGGAGGAACGAGAAAGGGAGCGAGAACGAGAGAGAGATCGGGAGCGGGAGCGCGAAAGGGAGAGAGGTCGAGACagagacaaagagagagacCGCCAGAGAGACTGGGAcgacaaagaaaaaggaagggaagaacGCAGGGATAAGAGAGAAGATATTCGAGAAGAAAGAGGCTCAAGAGATGTCCatgaggaaagaaaatccaa GAAGCGTCACAGAAATGAAAGCAGTCCAAGTCCCCGTCAATCACCCAAACGTCGCCGTGATCATTCTCCTGATAGTGATGCCTACAACAGTGGAGATGATAAAA ATGAAAAGCACAGACTCCTGAGCCAGGTTGTGCGGCCGCAGGAATCCCGGTCACTGAGCCCCTCTCACGTCACGGAGGAGCGGCAGAGTCGCTGGAAAGAAGAAGAGCGAAAATCGGACAGAAAGGAAAGTTCCCGACGCTATGAAGAACCAGAGTTTAAAGACAGAGTTTCTTCAGCAGATAAGCAAAGAGAGCAGCCAGATGCTTCAGAAGGTTCCCGGTCCAGGGTTCAGGAAAATCTTGGACACCGTCCTTCTGAAGAAAGAGATGCTTCTGATAGAATGCATGATGACAGCAAGAAGAAATCTAAGATACAGAAAAAGGCcacaaagaagaagaaagacgaTGACAGTGGGGTGGAAAGGTACACTAATGAACCAGCAACCGAGGAAAGCCAGGTCTTTTCCCCTAAGAAAggtcagaaaaggaaaaatgtggaGAAAAAGCGGAAGAGATCTAAGGGTGATTCTGAAGTTTCTGATGAAGAAATTGTTCCAcatcataaaaagaaaaaaggcccAAGAACCCCTCCTGTAACTAAAGAAGAACTGGTTGAAGCACCACCTGAGAAAGCAGTGGCAGAAGCCCCCACGAAGAGAGAAGATACAACATTTAGTGACTGGTCAGATGAAGATGTTCCTGAACGTGGTGACATTGTTGTTCCAGAAAGAACCACTGACGATTCCCACAGAAAAAGTCACAGGACGAGGGTAGAAAAGGTGGAAGCCCCTCATGTTACTATAGAGGATGGACCACACCGTAAGCCTGTGGACCAGAAGCGCAGCAGCAGCCTCGGCAGCAATCGGAGCCATGCCTCCAGCAGGCTCAGATCCCCCTCCAATGAGTCAGCGCATCGCAGTGGAGACGATCAGACTGCACGGAAGAGGATCCTGCACAGTAGCTCTAGGGACAGGGATAGGGATAGGGACAGGGAGAAGAAGAGCTTAGAAATCACTGAAAGGAAGTCCCGAATTGATCAGCTGAAACGAGGGGAACCCAGTCGCAGCACATCTTCAG ATCGTCAAGATTCAAGAAGCCACAGCTCAAGAAGAAGTTCCCCTGAGTCAGATCGTCAGGTTCATTCCAGATCCGGGTCCTTTGACAGCAGGGAAAGGCTCCAGGAGCGAGATCGACATGACCACGATCGAGAAcgagagagagacaggagagAGGGGAGACAAAGGGACTGGGACCGAGATGTGGACAAGGACTGGCCAAGGAGCCGGGAGCGAGACAGACTCAGGGAGCGAGAGAGGGATAGGGAGAAAAGACgggagctggagagagagagggacCGACAGCTGCCTGATCCTGctgaaagggagagagagagaactcTTGACATCTCCTCTCAAAAGGAATCAACAAAGCACAGTGAAACAAAACTGGACAGGGATCACGAAAAGGAGTTTGATGGTGCTTGCCGGGACTCAGCAGCTTCAGAGAAGGAGAAAACAGACAAAGATTTAGGACCTTCACAAGGCTTTGAAGATGGAAACGAGGCCGAAAAGGTAGAGAGTCTAGAAG GAGGAGAGGATGAGGCAAAGACTAATGATGTGCAGTCACTGGGGTCTGGTGCTGGAGAATACGAGCCTATCAGTGATGATGAACTGGATGAAATTCTGGCAGGTGATGCTGAAAAGCGTGAGGATCAACAGGAGGATGAGAAGATGCCTG ATCCAGTGGATGTTATAGATGTAGACTGGTCCAGTCTTATGCCAAAGCAGCCAAAAGAACCACGTGAGCCTGGGGCTGCGCTCTTAAAATTCACACCAGGTGCTGTTATGTTGAGAGTTGGCATTTCCAAGCGATTGGCAGGACCAGAGCTCTTCACCAAAATAAAAGAGACGTGCCAGAGAGTGTTGGAAAAACCTAAAG ATGCAGAAAACCTTTTTGAGCATGAACTGGGAGCACTGAACATGGCTGCACTTCGGCGGAAAGAAGAGAGAGCGGGTCTTCTCAGCAATCTGGGTCCTTGCTGCAAAGCGCTCTGCTTCCGCCGGGACTCTGCAATTCGGAAGCAGCTCATGAAGAATGAAAAG GGTGCAACAAAACAAACCTACACAAATTCTGCAGCAATGGACAGCGACTTGTTACGGTTGAGTCTACGGTTATTCAAACGAAAGACTGTGTGCCAGGTTCCTGGGCAGGAAAAGACAGAGGACAGCAAAATTCCAcagccagctctccagcagGAAGTGTGTGTGACTTGA
- the ZC3H13 gene encoding zinc finger CCCH domain-containing protein 13 isoform X4 yields MKRQKIQRELMKLEQENMEKREEIVIKKEISPEVVRSKLSPSPSPRKSSKSPKRRSSPKSSSSASKKDKKASTVSSPLLEQQRSSKSTQSKKKGPRTPSPPPPVQEETPLGKKHKEKHKAKERSEEKARDVKERGRDFERHKEKKEKQRDPSESSRRQKRSPSPADHSGSNSSPSREYSPPAARRKQTSRAPAKSTTHKHNFSPSRRSASPSGQHHSPISSRHHSSSSQSGSSVQRHSPSPHRKRTPSPSYQRTASPPARRSSSPYPPHSSSPPQRKRSPSRHRSPARDKGRHDRDRTSQSHDRRHERRDEARGKREKERETRDDRDYDQEQSTSRDHRDDRESRDGRDRRDTRDTRDRREPRESRDTRDSRDTRDYSRDTKDSRDQRDSRSTRDSHDYRDRESRDAHKKDDQYQDDLRSYGRSHGREESSRAETRNDSRSDSRNESRSDRIGRSRGRGPELSDKGSRGTRGSQADGHSSSGNYHDSWESRSSYADRDRYESRDQARDSSFERRHSERDRRDNRERDQRASSPVRHQGRSDDLERDERREERRVDRSDDRRDERARERERERERDRERERERDREREREKERELERDRARERERDRERDKDRERERDRDRDHDREREREREREKEREREREERERERERERDRERERERERGRDRDKERDRQRDWDDKEKGREERRDKREDIREERGSRDVHEERKSKKRHRNESSPSPRQSPKRRRDHSPDSDAYNSGDDKNEKHRLLSQVVRPQESRSLSPSHVTEERQSRWKEEERKSDRKESSRRYEEPEFKDRVSSADKQREQPDASEGSRSRVQENLGHRPSEERDASDRMHDDSKKKSKIQKKATKKKKDDDSGVERYTNEPATEESQVFSPKKGQKRKNVEKKRKRSKGDSEVSDEEIVPHHKKKKGPRTPPVTKEELVEAPPEKAVAEAPTKREDTTFSDWSDEDVPERGDIVVPERTTDDSHRKSHRTRVEKVEAPHVTIEDGPHRKPVDQKRSSSLGSNRSHASSRLRSPSNESAHRSGDDQTARKRILHSSSRDRDRDRDREKKSLEITERKSRIDQLKRGEPSRSTSSDRQDSRSHSSRRSSPESDRQVHSRSGSFDSRERLQERDRHDHDRERERDRREGRQRDWDRDVDKDWPRSRERDRLRERERDREKRRELERERDRQLPDPAERERERTLDISSQKESTKHSETKLDRDHEKEFDGACRDSAASEKEKTDKDLGPSQGFEDGNEAEKVESLEGGEDEAKTNDVQSLGSGAGEYEPISDDELDEILAGDAEKREDQQEDEKMPGKNPVDVIDVDWSSLMPKQPKEPREPGAALLKFTPGAVMLRVGISKRLAGPELFTKIKETCQRVLEKPKDAENLFEHELGALNMAALRRKEERAGLLSNLGPCCKALCFRRDSAIRKQLMKNEKGATKQTYTNSAAMDSDLLRLSLRLFKRKTVCQVPGQEKTEDSKIPQPALQQEVCVT; encoded by the exons ATGAAGCGCCAAAAGATTCAGAGAGAACTCATGAAATTGGAACAGGAAAACATGGAGAAACGAGAGGAAATAGTAATTAAAAAAGAG ATTTCTCCAGAGGTGGTTAGATCTAAATtatcaccatcaccatcaccacGAAAGTCCAGCAAATCTCCAAAACGAAGATCCAGTCCCAAATCATCATCTTCAGCTAGTAAGAAAGACAAGAAAGCATCTACTGTCTCTTCACCACTTTTGGAGCAGCAGAG GAGTTCTAAAAGTACTCAGAGTAAAAAGAAAGGTCCTCGTACCCCTAGCCCTCCTCCTCCAGTACAAGAGGAAACTCCCCTGGGgaaaaaacacaaggaaaaacaTAAAGCAAAAGAACGTTCAGAAGAAAAGGCAAGAGACGTGAAAGAGAGAGGGCGTGACTTTGAAAGgcacaaggagaaaaaagagaagcagag GGATCCGTCTGAAAGCTCCCGTAGACAGAAACGTTCTCCTAGTCCTGCAGATCACTCTGGCAGTAATTCTTCCCCTTCCAGGGAGTACTCACCACCTGCTGCAAGGCGAAAGCAAACCTCCCGAGCTCCAGCCAAGTCAACCACTCACAAACATAACTTCTCTCCCTCGCGCAG GTCTGCTTCTCCATCAGGTCAGCATCATTCTCCCATATCCTCCAGACATCACTCCTCGTCCTCACAGTCAGGCTCCTCTGTTCAAAGACATTCTCCTTCCCCACACCGCAAAAGGACTCCTTCTCCATCCTATCAAAGGACAGCCTCCCCGCCTGCAAGGCGGTCATCTTCCCCCTATCCCCCACACTCTTCCTCTCCACCTCAGAGGAAGCGAAGTCCTTCGAGACACCGCTCTCCTGCAAGAGACAAGGGAAGGCACGATCGCGATCGGACTTCACAGTCTCATGACCGGCGCCACGAAAGGCGGGACG AAGcgagagggaaaagagaaaaagaaagagaaacaagaGATGATCGTGACTATGACCAAGAGCAGAGTACCTCCAGGGACCACAGGGATGACAGAGAGTCTCGTGATGGAAGAGACCGGAGGGACACGAGAGACACCAGAGATCGGCGGGAGCCGCGGGAATCCAGAGATACTCGAGACTCCAGAGACACGCGGGATTATAGCAGGGACACCAAGGACAGTCGTGACCAGAGGGACTCACGCTCCACACGAGACTCCCATGACTACAGGGACAGAGAGAGTCGAGATGCCCATAAAAAGGATGACCAGTATCAGGATGACTTGCGTAGCTATGGGAGGTCCCATGGCAGAGAGGAGAGCTCTCGTGCTGAAACGAGGAATGACTCCAGAAGTGACTCCAGAAATGAGAGCAGAAGTGATAGAATTGGCAGAAGTCGAGGCCGAGGTCCAGAATTATCTGACAAAG GAAGTCGGGGGACTAGAGGATCCCAGGCTGATGGTCACAGCAGTAGTGGGAACTACCACGACAGCTGGGAATCGAGGAGTAGCTACGCTGACCGGGATCGCTATGAGAGTCGGGATCAAGCAAGGGACTCCTCCTTTGAGAGAAGACACAGTGAACGGGATAGGCGTGACAACAGAGAAAGAG ATCAGAGAGCAAGCTCACCGGTACGGCACCAAGGACGGAGTGATGATCTGGAGCGGGatgagaggagagaggagcgAAGGGTTGATCGGTCTGATGACAGGAGAGATGAAAGGGCCCGGGAGAGAGagcgggaaagggagagggaccgagagagagaaagagaaagagaccgggaaagagagagggagaaagagagagagttGGAACGAGATCGTGCTCGGGAACgggagagggacagagagcgGGACAAAGACAGGGAGCGTGAGCGGGACCGAGACAGAGACCACGACAGGGAAAGGGaacgagagagggagagggagaaggagcgGGAGCGAGAGCGGGAGGAACGAGAAAGGGAGCGAGAACGAGAGAGAGATCGGGAGCGGGAGCGCGAAAGGGAGAGAGGTCGAGACagagacaaagagagagacCGCCAGAGAGACTGGGAcgacaaagaaaaaggaagggaagaacGCAGGGATAAGAGAGAAGATATTCGAGAAGAAAGAGGCTCAAGAGATGTCCatgaggaaagaaaatccaa GAAGCGTCACAGAAATGAAAGCAGTCCAAGTCCCCGTCAATCACCCAAACGTCGCCGTGATCATTCTCCTGATAGTGATGCCTACAACAGTGGAGATGATAAAA ATGAAAAGCACAGACTCCTGAGCCAGGTTGTGCGGCCGCAGGAATCCCGGTCACTGAGCCCCTCTCACGTCACGGAGGAGCGGCAGAGTCGCTGGAAAGAAGAAGAGCGAAAATCGGACAGAAAGGAAAGTTCCCGACGCTATGAAGAACCAGAGTTTAAAGACAGAGTTTCTTCAGCAGATAAGCAAAGAGAGCAGCCAGATGCTTCAGAAGGTTCCCGGTCCAGGGTTCAGGAAAATCTTGGACACCGTCCTTCTGAAGAAAGAGATGCTTCTGATAGAATGCATGATGACAGCAAGAAGAAATCTAAGATACAGAAAAAGGCcacaaagaagaagaaagacgaTGACAGTGGGGTGGAAAGGTACACTAATGAACCAGCAACCGAGGAAAGCCAGGTCTTTTCCCCTAAGAAAggtcagaaaaggaaaaatgtggaGAAAAAGCGGAAGAGATCTAAGGGTGATTCTGAAGTTTCTGATGAAGAAATTGTTCCAcatcataaaaagaaaaaaggcccAAGAACCCCTCCTGTAACTAAAGAAGAACTGGTTGAAGCACCACCTGAGAAAGCAGTGGCAGAAGCCCCCACGAAGAGAGAAGATACAACATTTAGTGACTGGTCAGATGAAGATGTTCCTGAACGTGGTGACATTGTTGTTCCAGAAAGAACCACTGACGATTCCCACAGAAAAAGTCACAGGACGAGGGTAGAAAAGGTGGAAGCCCCTCATGTTACTATAGAGGATGGACCACACCGTAAGCCTGTGGACCAGAAGCGCAGCAGCAGCCTCGGCAGCAATCGGAGCCATGCCTCCAGCAGGCTCAGATCCCCCTCCAATGAGTCAGCGCATCGCAGTGGAGACGATCAGACTGCACGGAAGAGGATCCTGCACAGTAGCTCTAGGGACAGGGATAGGGATAGGGACAGGGAGAAGAAGAGCTTAGAAATCACTGAAAGGAAGTCCCGAATTGATCAGCTGAAACGAGGGGAACCCAGTCGCAGCACATCTTCAG ATCGTCAAGATTCAAGAAGCCACAGCTCAAGAAGAAGTTCCCCTGAGTCAGATCGTCAGGTTCATTCCAGATCCGGGTCCTTTGACAGCAGGGAAAGGCTCCAGGAGCGAGATCGACATGACCACGATCGAGAAcgagagagagacaggagagAGGGGAGACAAAGGGACTGGGACCGAGATGTGGACAAGGACTGGCCAAGGAGCCGGGAGCGAGACAGACTCAGGGAGCGAGAGAGGGATAGGGAGAAAAGACgggagctggagagagagagggacCGACAGCTGCCTGATCCTGctgaaagggagagagagagaactcTTGACATCTCCTCTCAAAAGGAATCAACAAAGCACAGTGAAACAAAACTGGACAGGGATCACGAAAAGGAGTTTGATGGTGCTTGCCGGGACTCAGCAGCTTCAGAGAAGGAGAAAACAGACAAAGATTTAGGACCTTCACAAGGCTTTGAAGATGGAAACGAGGCCGAAAAGGTAGAGAGTCTAGAAG GAGGAGAGGATGAGGCAAAGACTAATGATGTGCAGTCACTGGGGTCTGGTGCTGGAGAATACGAGCCTATCAGTGATGATGAACTGGATGAAATTCTGGCAGGTGATGCTGAAAAGCGTGAGGATCAACAGGAGGATGAGAAGATGCCTGGTAAAA ATCCAGTGGATGTTATAGATGTAGACTGGTCCAGTCTTATGCCAAAGCAGCCAAAAGAACCACGTGAGCCTGGGGCTGCGCTCTTAAAATTCACACCAGGTGCTGTTATGTTGAGAGTTGGCATTTCCAAGCGATTGGCAGGACCAGAGCTCTTCACCAAAATAAAAGAGACGTGCCAGAGAGTGTTGGAAAAACCTAAAG ATGCAGAAAACCTTTTTGAGCATGAACTGGGAGCACTGAACATGGCTGCACTTCGGCGGAAAGAAGAGAGAGCGGGTCTTCTCAGCAATCTGGGTCCTTGCTGCAAAGCGCTCTGCTTCCGCCGGGACTCTGCAATTCGGAAGCAGCTCATGAAGAATGAAAAG GGTGCAACAAAACAAACCTACACAAATTCTGCAGCAATGGACAGCGACTTGTTACGGTTGAGTCTACGGTTATTCAAACGAAAGACTGTGTGCCAGGTTCCTGGGCAGGAAAAGACAGAGGACAGCAAAATTCCAcagccagctctccagcagGAAGTGTGTGTGACTTGA